In Candidatus Methylomirabilis sp., the following are encoded in one genomic region:
- a CDS encoding redoxin domain-containing protein: MVPSLRDWHERYGPQGLVIIAVHSPEFFWEKDPDRVRAKVADLKIRYPVALDNDFSTWKRYGNRYWPTRYLVDKRGRIRAKYIGEGGDRAVEAGLRTLLAEQP; the protein is encoded by the coding sequence GTGGTCCCGAGTTTGCGGGACTGGCACGAGCGGTACGGCCCCCAGGGTCTGGTCATCATCGCGGTCCACTCCCCGGAGTTCTTCTGGGAGAAGGACCCGGACCGGGTCCGGGCCAAGGTGGCCGACCTCAAGATCCGCTACCCGGTGGCCCTCGACAACGACTTCAGCACTTGGAAGCGATACGGCAACCGCTACTGGCCCACCCGGTACCTGGTGGATAAGCGGGGCCGGATCCGCGCCAAGTACATCGGCGAGGGGGGCGACCGCGCGGTCGAGGCGGGCCTCCGCACCCTCCTCGCCGAACAGCCCTAG